Proteins encoded by one window of Lutibacter sp. A64:
- a CDS encoding GSCFA domain-containing protein, with protein sequence MNFRTNLALKPEYNQVDYNSEILLIGSCFSENINKKLEYYKFKTFSNPFGILFNPKAIENLITNALNLKTYTEKDIFQLNERWHCFDAHSDLSNSNKNELLSNLNNAINSTNKQLKEASHLIITLGTSWVYKHIETETFVGNCHKIPQKQFLKKLLSVEEITTSLNAICTLVKNINSKINIVFTVSPVRHLKDGFVENMQSKAHLISAIHQIIDRRKQDFDSVQTSKLFYFPSYEIMMDDLRDYRFYNSDMLHPNETAINYIWEQFQQVWIDNNTASIQKEIDTIQKGLAHKPFNPTSEQHQLFLKKLHKKIANLEKRLAIKF encoded by the coding sequence ATGAATTTTAGAACCAACCTAGCACTTAAACCTGAGTATAATCAAGTAGATTATAATTCAGAAATATTGCTAATTGGTTCTTGCTTTTCAGAAAATATTAATAAAAAATTAGAGTATTATAAATTTAAAACTTTCAGCAATCCGTTTGGCATTTTATTCAATCCAAAAGCAATTGAAAATTTAATTACCAATGCTCTTAATTTAAAAACTTATACCGAAAAAGATATTTTTCAATTAAATGAACGTTGGCACTGCTTTGATGCGCATTCCGACTTAAGTAATTCAAACAAAAATGAGTTGCTTTCTAATTTAAACAATGCAATAAATAGCACTAATAAACAGTTAAAAGAAGCTTCACATTTAATAATTACACTAGGAACTTCTTGGGTTTACAAACATATTGAAACCGAAACTTTTGTTGGAAATTGTCATAAAATACCTCAAAAACAGTTTTTAAAAAAACTACTTTCTGTTGAAGAAATTACAACATCATTAAATGCCATTTGTACACTAGTAAAAAATATAAATTCTAAAATTAACATCGTTTTTACGGTAAGTCCTGTGCGGCATTTAAAAGATGGTTTTGTAGAAAATATGCAAAGTAAAGCACATTTAATTTCTGCAATTCATCAGATAATTGATAGAAGAAAACAAGATTTCGACTCTGTTCAGACTTCAAAATTATTTTATTTTCCTTCTTATGAAATTATGATGGATGATTTACGCGATTATCGTTTTTACAATAGCGATATGTTACACCCAAACGAAACTGCTATCAATTATATTTGGGAACAATTTCAACAAGTTTGGATTGACAATAACACGGCTTCTATTCAAAAAGAAATTGATACCATTCAAAAAGGATTAGCGCATAAACCATTTAATCCAACTTCTGAACAACATCAATTATTTCTAAAAAAATTACATAAAAAAATAGCCAATCTAGAAAAAAGATTAGCTATTAAGTTTTAA